Within the Mucilaginibacter sp. CSA2-8R genome, the region CACTACCTAAAGTAGTGGCTTTTTTTCGTATGAAGGACAACACTACGCCTAAAGAGAGAATGTTGAAGAAAGTGCGCAAGGCATTATTGGAGCGCCGTGATAATCCCTACCCTAATCTGGAAGATCAGCCCCTGTATGAGCAGCCGGCCGATGACGAAATGCTGGAAGTAATATTTGCAGAAGAGTTTATTGCAGCAGCCGGGCAATTTATGTTTTGTGAAGATGAAATACAGTTTATAGAATCGTTGCTTAACCTGGCCGAAGAGCGCAACTGGCATAAGATTTACTGTTGGGAACCTCAGCTGCAACAAATCCTCGACCTGTATGGATATCCTTTTTATGAAACTGATAAAGATTTTGATCAGGCCGAAGTTGGTTTTACTTTGTGTGATGCCTTGGTAGCGCGCAATGGCAGTATTATGATAACTAATGCGGGCATGGCCGGCCGTCGGCTAAGCATTTACCCATCTGTACATATAGTGCTGGCTTATACCTCGCAATTGGTGCTGGATTTGAAAGACGGGTTTAAATTGATAAACGAAAAATACAGCCGCCGCCTGCCAAGCATGATTACTACCATTACCGGCCCAAGCCGTACCGCAGACATTGAGAAAACATTAGTGTTAGGGGCACATGGGCCAAAGGAGTTGTTTGTGTTTTTACTGGATGGATAAACCATTTACTTAATTACCAGCCATTTTTAACTTTATCGCTTCCGAACAATAAGCGTTCGCTTTTGATACATAATAAAGTATGACAATACTATAACTATCTCAATATAAACCTTATACACAACGGCACTGTATTAGCAACCGCTGCTATATAATGTGGTGTTATGTTCAAAATATATCTTAAAACCGCCTGGCGAAGCTTAGTAAAACAAAAAGCTGTTTCGGCTATCCACTTAGCTGGCCTCTCGGTAGGCATTGCCGTTACCTTATTACTGGGCCTTTGGGTTTGGGACGAACTGAGTTTTAACAAATCATTTAAAAATTACGACCACATTGCCCAGGTTGAGCAAAACGTCAATAACAATGGCGAGGTGCAAACCTGGTCGCCTACCCCCTATCCATTAGCGGCCGAGCTCCGCAAAACCTACGGCAGCGATTTTAAACATGTGGTACTCTCTACGGGTACAGGCAAGCATCTCCTTTTAGTAGGTGATAAAAAACTCAGACTACCGGGTATGTTTATAGAAGCCGATGGCCCTATGATGTTTAGCCTGCACCTATTGCAAGGAGACATTAACGCATTACAGGATCCCTCATCTGTTTTAATTTCGGCATCAGCGGCTAAAGCCTATTTTGGCAATAGCA harbors:
- a CDS encoding lactate utilization protein, with amino-acid sequence MKDNTTPKERMLKKVRKALLERRDNPYPNLEDQPLYEQPADDEMLEVIFAEEFIAAAGQFMFCEDEIQFIESLLNLAEERNWHKIYCWEPQLQQILDLYGYPFYETDKDFDQAEVGFTLCDALVARNGSIMITNAGMAGRRLSIYPSVHIVLAYTSQLVLDLKDGFKLINEKYSRRLPSMITTITGPSRTADIEKTLVLGAHGPKELFVFLLDG